Proteins encoded in a region of the Elaeis guineensis isolate ETL-2024a chromosome 7, EG11, whole genome shotgun sequence genome:
- the LOC105047837 gene encoding transcription factor HY5 isoform X2: MQDQATSSLPSSSERSSSSAPQMEVKEGLESDEEIRRVPEFGVEQAGPSTSGRETGSGAGSDRAKSSAPAGRRKRGRSPVDKEHKRLKRLLRNRVSAQQARERKKAYLNDLEAKVKDLEKKNSEMEERLSTLQNENRMLRQILKNTTVSRRGSGSSANGEGQ; this comes from the exons ATGCAAGACCAAGCAACTAGCTCGCTCCCTTCGAGCAGCGAGAGATCGTCGAGCTCGGCGCCGCAAATGGAAGTCAAGGAAG GACTGGAGAGCGATGAGGAGATCAGGAGAGTCCCGGAGTTCGGGGTGGAGCAGGCCGGCCCATCCACCTCTGGCCGGGAGACAGGTTCCGGGGCCGGATCCGACCGGGCCAAGTCCTCTGCCCCGGCCGGTCGGCGGAAAAGGGGGAGGAGCCCCGTGGACAAAGAGCACAAGCGTCTCAAGAG GTTGCTGAGGAATAGAGTTTCAGCTCAACAagcaagagagaggaagaaggctTATTTGAATGATTTGGAGGCAAAGGTGAAGGATCTGGAGAAGaagaattcagagatggaagagaGGCTCTCCACGTTGCAAAATGAGAACCGGATGTTAAGACAA ATCTTGAAGAATACCACTGTGAGTAGAAGAGGATCCGGAAGCAGTGCCAATGGAGAAGGGCAGTAG
- the LOC105047837 gene encoding transcription factor HY5 isoform X1 translates to MQDQATSSLPSSSERSSSSAPQMEVKEGLESDEEIRRVPEFGVEQAGPSTSGRETGSGAGSDRAKSSAPAGRRKRGRSPVDKEHKRLKRLLRNRVSAQQARERKKAYLNDLEAKVKDLEKKNSEMEERLSTLQNENRMLRQVCALRPLSFCFFFFFFSCRSSGTLGRNYCVDSGKSRSIYARWMKHNLELVKYRGTWRVIHRGIWRGPLELVWGHSTS, encoded by the exons ATGCAAGACCAAGCAACTAGCTCGCTCCCTTCGAGCAGCGAGAGATCGTCGAGCTCGGCGCCGCAAATGGAAGTCAAGGAAG GACTGGAGAGCGATGAGGAGATCAGGAGAGTCCCGGAGTTCGGGGTGGAGCAGGCCGGCCCATCCACCTCTGGCCGGGAGACAGGTTCCGGGGCCGGATCCGACCGGGCCAAGTCCTCTGCCCCGGCCGGTCGGCGGAAAAGGGGGAGGAGCCCCGTGGACAAAGAGCACAAGCGTCTCAAGAG GTTGCTGAGGAATAGAGTTTCAGCTCAACAagcaagagagaggaagaaggctTATTTGAATGATTTGGAGGCAAAGGTGAAGGATCTGGAGAAGaagaattcagagatggaagagaGGCTCTCCACGTTGCAAAATGAGAACCGGATGTTAAGACAAGTATGCGCTCTCCGGCCTCTctctttctgttttttttttttttttttttcctgcaggTCCAGTGGTACGTTGGGGAGAAATTATTGCGTCGACTCGGGCAAATCTCGGAGCATATATGCACGGTGGATGAAGCACAATctggaattggtgaaatacaggggaacgtggcgtgttatccaccgtggaatTTGGCGGGGTCCGTTGGAACTAGTTTGGGGGCACAGCACATCTTAG